The window GCCTCGGCGCTGCGCAGACGCGATCAGGGCCGGGCACTGCTGCCGTCGATGCTGCGCTACCAGGTGCCCATGCGGCCCGAGCGTGCCCTCACCCGGCACAACGGTGCCGAACTCGAGCGCCTCGTGCGCAGCCGGGCGAGCGAAAAATGGCAGGTCAGCGAGGACTTCGCGGAAACGGTCGGACATCTGCGGCGCGCGGTGCAGATCCCGTCGGCGGCCCACTGCGCCCTCGAATATCAACGGTGGGCGGTGCGCAGCCAGCTGCGCGCAGAGGGGCGGCGGTTCATGCGGTCGATGCGGGCGCCGCTGTCGGTGCCGATGCTGCACCTGCGCGGGGACGCCGACCCGTACGTGCTGCCCGATCCGGTGTACCGGACCCAGCGCTACGCCCCGCACGGACGCTACGTGTCGATCGCCGGCGCGGGACATTTCGCCCACGAGGAGCAGCCCGCAGCCGTCAACGCCCAGCTGTCACGGTTCCTGAGTCAGGTCTACGCCTGAGCCGACGGCCGCACTGCTAGCCCGAGCTGATGCACGTCCCCGTCGGGACCAGGTCGACGTTGCCGACCCTGGCCATCTGGGCGGCCACCTCGTCGGCGGTGAGCACGAAGCCGGTGTCGATGTCGTCGACCGCGGCGCCGAACACCACCCCGAGCACCTTGCCCTGCCTGTTGACCATCGGACCGCCCGAATTGCCCTGTCGCACCGTGCCCCTGATCGTGTACACCTCGCGGGTCACGGTGGTCGAGCGGTAGATGTCGGGGCCATTGAGCTCGATGACCTCGCGGACACGGGCCGGCGTCGCGGTGAAATCGCCGCCGCCGGGATAGCCGAGCACGATGCCGTCGGTGCCGGTCTGGGCCAGCGCGTCGACGAACTGCAGCGGCACCGACGGCAGGTCCGGAACGTCGAGGATCGAGATGTCGGCGTTCGGGTCGTAGGACACCACGCCGGCGGTGTACTCCTGGCCGTCCACCTCGACGGTGACGGTGTCGGATCCCGCGACGACGTGGGCGTTCGACATCACCCGGTTGGGGGCGACCACGAACCCGGTGCCCTCCAGGACCTTCTGGCAGCTCTGGGCGACACCCTTGACCTTGACCACGCTGGAGCGCGTCTGGTTGACCACCGGCGAGGTGGCCAGAGCCGGGTCGGGCGCGTCGACGGCGGCGACGGGGGTGGGGCCGAACGGTTTGAGGACGTCGTGCAGGCCCGCGTTCTCCCACACCGACGACATCCGGTCGGGTACCGAACGCAGCCAGTCCGGCGCCACGGCGTCGACTTCGGCGATGACCCGGGAACCCGAGACGGCGGCGGCCAGGTTGGGTTGCGGCGACGACACCAGGGCCGTGCCGAGCAGCCATGCGGCGGTGAGCACCAGCACCAGCTGCAACGCGACGCCCACGACGGAGTCGACGATTCGCAGGCCGGGGTTGCGGATGGCGCCCCGGACCGCTCTGCCGAGGACGACGCCGGCGATCTCGCCGATCACCACGAGCACCAGGATCAGGAACAGGGTGGCGAACAGCTTGGTGCGGGGCCCACTGATGTGGTCCACCACGTGCGGCGCCAGCAGGATCCCCGCGCCCGCACCCAGCACGACGCCGACCAGCGCCATCAACGAGCCGGGCGCCCCTGAGCGCCAGCCCGAGACGGCAGCGAGCATCGCCACGGCGAGGATCGCGATATCAAGCCATTGTGAGGAGTTCATCGTTGGGCCTCACCGTAGCTGTCCTCGGCGTCGAGCAGCGCCATTGCATCGCGCAGTTCGTACAGTTTGTCGTTTTCCCAGGGCACGGCCCATCCGGCGACGTCGAGCATCGCCGAGATCACCTGCCCGGTGAATCCCCACACCAGCATCTCGTTGAGCAGAAACGCCGGTCCCGCGGTGCGACGGGTGTTCTCGTCGCGGTAGACCATGATCCGGTTCTCCGGGTTGACGAAGGCCCGCACCGGAACTCGTGCGACGTGCGCCGTCTCGGAGGTGTCGACGACGTCGACCGGGCCGGGATCGGCGGAGTACGCCAGGACGGGCACCACATGGAAGCCCGACGGCGGGATGAACATCTTCTCCAGCGTCGCCAACGGCCGCAGTCGCCCCGCGTCGAGCCCGGTTTCCTCGGCTGCCTCGCGCAGCGCGGTGTGCACCGGGCTGCGGTCGTCGGGATCGGCGGCGCCGCCGGGGAACGCGGCCTGTCCGGCGTGGTGGCGCAGCGTCGCGGCGCGGACGGTGACCAGCAGGTCGGCATGCTCGGGCAGGGTGCCGCGCTCGCCCTCCTCGGGTCCGGAGAACAGCACCAGCACCGCGGCGTCGCGGCGGGTGCCGGTGACCGCGGCGGTGGTGCTGGCGGCGGTCAGCGCGGCGAGAACCTCGGCGGGCACCCGGCGGCGGTAGGCGTTCTTGACCGCGCCGGGTTGGTCGACCAGCGGGGCCAGCCAGGGGGGTGCCGCCGACGGGATCAGTTCACCCTCGCGGCTGTCCCAGCTCACGCGACTCCAATCTTCGGGTCGACCGCTGCGGCGATGTCGTCGGCCGTCGCGAAGGACCGGGGCAGGATTTCGGCAACGCTACCGTCGGCGCGCAGCACGACGGTCGCGGGCATCACGTTCGGGACCTGCAGTGCCGCGGCGATGCTTCGCCGGCCGTCCTGCACGGTCGGCAGGTGCACACCGAGTTCGGCGAGCCGGATCAGCGCCGCGCTCTCGTTCTCGTCCTGGTGCACGGTCAGCACGAGCACCTCGGGCCCGACGCGGCGCTGGTACTCGGCCATCGCGGGGAGTTCGTCGGCGCAGGGCCCGCACCAGTACGCCCACAGGTTCAGCACGACGGGACGTCCGGCCACCGCGG is drawn from Mycolicibacterium gilvum and contains these coding sequences:
- a CDS encoding TlpA family protein disulfide reductase, translated to MSASARWSVVALVILVALGVAFWSELDAQDPASPAGNDARDTVSARDKRDADTPEALAGLRAAAGLEPCPAPGEGQGPAPLRGIVLECVGDGAPTDIAAAVAGRPVVLNLWAYWCGPCADELPAMAEYQRRVGPEVLVLTVHQDENESAALIRLAELGVHLPTVQDGRRSIAAALQVPNVMPATVVLRADGSVAEILPRSFATADDIAAAVDPKIGVA
- a CDS encoding NUDIX hydrolase, which gives rise to MSWDSREGELIPSAAPPWLAPLVDQPGAVKNAYRRRVPAEVLAALTAASTTAAVTGTRRDAAVLVLFSGPEEGERGTLPEHADLLVTVRAATLRHHAGQAAFPGGAADPDDRSPVHTALREAAEETGLDAGRLRPLATLEKMFIPPSGFHVVPVLAYSADPGPVDVVDTSETAHVARVPVRAFVNPENRIMVYRDENTRRTAGPAFLLNEMLVWGFTGQVISAMLDVAGWAVPWENDKLYELRDAMALLDAEDSYGEAQR
- the marP gene encoding acid resistance serine protease MarP; its protein translation is MNSSQWLDIAILAVAMLAAVSGWRSGAPGSLMALVGVVLGAGAGILLAPHVVDHISGPRTKLFATLFLILVLVVIGEIAGVVLGRAVRGAIRNPGLRIVDSVVGVALQLVLVLTAAWLLGTALVSSPQPNLAAAVSGSRVIAEVDAVAPDWLRSVPDRMSSVWENAGLHDVLKPFGPTPVAAVDAPDPALATSPVVNQTRSSVVKVKGVAQSCQKVLEGTGFVVAPNRVMSNAHVVAGSDTVTVEVDGQEYTAGVVSYDPNADISILDVPDLPSVPLQFVDALAQTGTDGIVLGYPGGGDFTATPARVREVIELNGPDIYRSTTVTREVYTIRGTVRQGNSGGPMVNRQGKVLGVVFGAAVDDIDTGFVLTADEVAAQMARVGNVDLVPTGTCISSG
- a CDS encoding alpha/beta fold hydrolase, with translation MTPPDPSVVRIGGPWRHLDVHANGIRFHVVEAQRPSGADDVTRPLTDRPLVILLHGFGSFWWSWRHQLTGLSGARLVAVDLRGYGGSDKPPRGYDGWTLAGDTAGLVRALGHNSATLVGHADGGLVCWATSVLHPRVVKAIAVVSSPHPSALRASALRRRDQGRALLPSMLRYQVPMRPERALTRHNGAELERLVRSRASEKWQVSEDFAETVGHLRRAVQIPSAAHCALEYQRWAVRSQLRAEGRRFMRSMRAPLSVPMLHLRGDADPYVLPDPVYRTQRYAPHGRYVSIAGAGHFAHEEQPAAVNAQLSRFLSQVYA